Part of the Crossiella cryophila genome, AAACCCACCCATCCCACCCAACCCCACCCGTCGTGTTGGCCGTTCTCGTACGGCGTGTTGGCCGAAGTGGGACGGCGTGTTGGCCGTTCTCGTACGGCGTGTTTGCCGGACTGGGACGCTGGCTTGGCCGGTCCGGCACACCGAACTGGCCCAGCCCAGCCACCGGCCCGCCTGCCAGCCGTGTCGCCCGCCAGTTCGCTCGCCCGAACTGCTCGCCTGCCTGCTCGCTTGCTCGCCTGCCTGGCCGTCCGGCCACCGCGCTGACGTTTCGGCCCGCCGCAACCGCCGACCCAACCCGGCGCGTTTGCCGCTCTCGCACGGTGTGTTTGCCGCTCCGGGACGGTGTGTTTGCCGGACTGGGACGGTGTGTTGGCTGTTGTGGGACACCAGCTTGGCCATTCCGGTCCGCCGCCCCGAGCCGAGCCCAGTCTGCGGCAGCCCGACCTGGCATTTCGGCCAACCCGATGTGCCACTTCGGCCAAGCAGCCGTCCCACAACTGCCAACGTGGCGTACAAGACCGGCCAACATGGCGTACGAGAACGGCCAACACGCTGGGTGGGGGGTGGGGTTAGGGGGAGAGGGTGTGGGTTAGGCCGCCGTCGATGATTAGGTCGGTGGCGGTGATGTAGGTGGCGGAGGTGGAGGCTAGGTAGGCGACTGCTTCGGCCATCTGTTCTGGGCGGCCGAGGGTGCTGAGGGGGACTTGGCGGCGGTAGGAGGTCGGGGCTGGCGTTGGTGAACATGTCGGTGCGGATTTAGCCGGGGCTGACCGAGTTGATCCGGATGCCGCGTGCGGCCAGGTCGGCGCCCAGGGTGTGGGTCAGGTTGGTGACGGCGGCCTTGGTGGCGGAGTACATCGAGGCCAGGCCCAGGCCGCGGTACTGGGTCCACGTGGCGTTGAGCACGATCGCGGAGCCGCGGGAGAGCAGGGGAAGGGCCTTGGTGACGGTGAAGAACAGGCCCTTGAGGTTGACGCCGAGCAGTTGGTCGACGTCCTGCTCGGTCAGTTCGGCGGGGGGTTTGAAGATCCCCGCGCCCGCGTTGGCGAAGAGCACGTCCAGGCGGCCGTACTCGGCCTCGACGCAGCGGCCGGTGAGCACCACGGTGGCGCCCTCGGCGTGCAGCAGCCGCGCGGTGGCCAGGCCCATCCCGCTCGCCCCGCCGGTGATCAGCGCGACCTTGTTCGCGAATCGGTTCATGATCCGATCCTGCGTGCCGCCCTCAAGATCAACCAGAGTCGGCTGATACGGGTGCCGCCAACACCTGGCTGAGGCGGTCCGCGGTGGCGGTGCCGGCGGCGGGCAGGTGCAGGATCAGGCGGGTGCCGGGCAGTTCGGGCAGGGTGAGCACGGTCTTGCTGCCCTGACTCCGTTCCCACACCTCGTGCCGCGCCCACAGCTCGGCGAACTCCGGCGACACACCGGCCAGGTCCGCGGCCAGTTCGGCGAAACGCGCGTCGTCGGGGAACCGGGCGGACTGGGCGCGGAAGTCGGCCACCATGTCCGCGGCCGCCGGGACCCAGCCCGGCCAGCGCACCCGGCAGTCCGCCGAGGTGAAGAAGGTGATCAGGCAGTTGTGCGCGAGTCCTGGCCGGTAGCCGAAGACCTCGCGCGCCGCGGTGTTGAGCGCCAGGAAGTTCCAGTGCCGGTCCAGCAGGTAGGCCGGGTTGGGCAGCCAGCCCGCCAGCAACCGCTGGTGCGCCGGATCCACCGCCACCGTCCCGGCCGCCGACTCGGGCGGGTTCAGCCCGGCCAGCCGGTACAGGTGCGCGCGCTCGGGCTCGGCCAGCCGCAGCGCGCCGGCGATGGCTGGTAAGCCCACGTCAGCGGGGGTGAGGCGGGCCCGGCGGGAGCGCAGGAAGTCCCGGAGTTCGCCGTGCCGGTCCCGGACAGGCATCGCGTCCACCTCACTGAGCTTAATGGCGCAGCCGTTGACCACTAGGCTGGTCGTGGCGGGCTAGGAGGTGCTTGTGGCGCGGGCGACCCTGCGGGCAGTGGCCGAGGCCACCGGACTGCACATCTCGACCGTGGCGCGGGTGCTCAACGGCACCGCCCAGGTCACCGCGGACACCGAGGCGCGGGTGCGGGCGGCGGCGGACCGGCTCGGCTACATCCGCAACGAGTACGCGGCCAGCCTGCGCACCCAGCGCACCCGGATCCTGGGGGTGCTGGTGCCGACGCTGACCGACTACGTGCTGGCCGCGATCTACGAGGGCATCCAGGAGGCCGCGCTCTCCCGCGGTTACCGGACCTTCGTGACCAACACGCACGACTCCGCCGAGCAGCACGAGTCCGCGCTGGCCGCGCTGCTGTCCTCCCGGGTGGACGGGCTGATCGTGGGCGACGCCCGGCTGGACGATGAGGGACTCGACCGGCTGGTGCAGGACAAGTCCCCGTTCGTGCTGGTCAGCCGCCGTTGCGCGAACCACCCCTCGGTGACTTGCGACGACGAGGCGGGTGGCGCGCTGGCCGCCCGGCATCTCCTCGACGGCGGGCACACCGGGATCGCGGTGCTGGCCGGGCAGCCCTACGCCAGCACCTGCGCCGACCGCACCACCGGCTTCCGCCGCGCCTGCGCCGAAGCGGGCCACCCGGTGCCGGAGGAACTGATCGCGCACAGCGGCTACGACTCCGCGGGCGGCTACCTGGCCATGGACCGCGTGTTGCGCACCGGGCGCCCGGTGACCGCCGCGTTCGCGGTCAACGACGAGGCCGCGATCGGCGCGATGGGCGCGCTGCGCGATCACGGCCGCCGGATCGGCGAGGACTTCGCGCTGGTCGGCTTCAACGACATCCCGATGGTCTCCGCGCTGACCGTCCCGCTGACCACGGTGCGCTCGCCGATGCGGGAGATGGGCCGGACCGCGGTGGCCCGGCTGCTGGACCAGCTCGACGGCGGCTCGGCCGAGTCCGCCCGGCTGCGACCCGAGCTGGTGGTGCGCGCCTCCAGCCCGGCCCGCCCTGATCAGGCACTGGCCCACCGGCGAGGGGAACACAGTGAGCACTGACCGCACCGTTGTCGACACCGCCACCGGCACCGTCCGCGGCCTTGACCTCGACGGCGTGCTGGCCTGGCGCGGCCTGCCCTATGCCGAACCGCCGCTGGGTGAACTGCGGCACCGCCCGCCGCAACCCGTGCAGGCATGGACCGGGGTGCGCGGCGCGCGCCGTTTCGCCGCCCGCGCCATGCAGCCGGTGCTGCCCGCGATGCCCGCCCCGGTGCCGGTGCCGACCCCGGCGGCCATGGACGAACCCAGCCGGATCAGCGAGAACTGCCTGTACCTCAACGTGTGCGCGCCGGTGACCCCCGGCCCGCACCCGGTGCTGGTGTGGCTGCACGGCGGTGGGTACGTGGTCGGGGCCGGGCCGGAGAACGTCGGCGACGGCGACACCTTCGCCCGCCGGGACGACCTGGTCGTGGTCACCCTCAACTACCGGCTGGGCGCCTTCGGTTTCCTCAACCTCGGCGAGACGCACCCGCACGCGGCCAACGGCGGGCTGCTGGACCAGATCGCCGCGCTGCGCTGGGTGCGGGACAACATCGCCGCGTTCGGCGGCGATCCGGGCCGGGTGACCATCGCGGGCAACTCCGCGGGCGCCAAGAGCGTGGCCAACCTGATGTCCGCGCCGGCCGCGACCGGGCTGTTCCACCGGGTGATCTCGCAGAGCGGCGGCGGCGACCACGTGGCGGCCGAGGAGGTCAGCGCCGCGCTGGCGGCCCGGCTGCTGGGCCTGCTCGGGGTGCCTGCCAACCGGGTCAGCCAGGTGCCTGCCGCCGAACTGCTGGCCGCGCAGACCGAGCTGAGCCCGTTCGGCCGTGGCCTGTGGGTGTGGCGGCCCACCGTGGACGGTTCGGTGCTGCCCGAGGTGCCGGTGCGCCGGATCGCGGACGGCTCGGCCGCCGGGGTGCCGCTGCTGGCGGGCAGCAACGCCGAGGAGTCCGCGCTGTACCTGGCGCTGGACCCGTGGGCAGGCGACCGGGCGCCGCAGGTGCTCGCCGCGGCCTTCGGTGAGACCGGCGCGCAGGAGGTGCTTTCGGCCTATCGGGCCAACCGGCCCGCCGCCTCCACCAGGGAGGTCAACGCCGCGGTGATGACCGACGAGCGCTACGGCGTGCCCACGGTGCGGTTGCTGGACGCGCAGAGCAGGCACGCGCCGGTGTGGCGGTTCCGCTTCGCCGCCGCCGCGCCCTGGCTGTCCCCGATGCTGGCCGCCGCGCACGGGACCGAGATGCCCTACGTGTGGGCGCACGGCGCCGAACGCCGGGGCAGTCCGCTGAACACCGATTCAGTCGCGGCCGGGCTGTCCGCGGACATGCACGCGCGCTGGGCCGCCTTCGCCCGCACCGGCTCACCCCAGCTGCCGGATCAGCCGGAATGGCCCGGCTACACCGAGACCGAGCGGGCCACCTGGATCTTCGACGAGCAGCGCGGGGCGGTGACCGATCCGGGCGCGGCCGAGCGCAAGGTGTGGGATGGCCGCACCTGGGCCTCGGGCACCTGGTTCGACTAGCGGTTCGATCGACCGGCGGCGGCAGGCAAGCGCACGGCGACCTGAGGCGTCGCCGTGCGCTGCGCAGGGAGCAGAACGGTCAGGGTGTGATCACCACGGCCGCCACGGCTTCGGGCACTTCTGCCAGGCGAAGTGATACGTGGTGTTGATGGCCCCATCGGTGGAGTCCATCGCCATGAAGCTGGTCGTGGTCAAGGGATTCGAGGTGCCCTTGTCCACGCGCAGCTCGGTATTGATGTTGAAGTTGCGTTTTTCGCCGCAGGGGGCGTAGACCAGGGAGGCGATATCGACCTTGTCCGTCGACTGCCAGTTGTCGTCGTACGGCCCGTTGTAGTTGTGGCTGATAAAGGCCGTGGGCGACATTCCCTGGAAGTAGTAGTTGGCGCGCTCGGTGCCCTTGGCGCCGGCCGCGAGGTTGGCGTACCCACGATAGTCCGCCTGCGCGATGGCGTAGGTGAACCCGGAGGGCACGTTGACACGCATGTTCAGTTGGCAGTTCTTGCGCATGTCGGTCGGCTTGGCGCCGACACCCACCTGCGCGAGGTACTCGCTGTAGGTGACGGTGAACGCAGTGTTGTCCTGGGAGACGGCCACTGCGGCCGTGCCGAGCGGGCAGCCCGACCCGTTCACCGTGAGCAGATCGATGGTGATTTTCCCGGTGGGCGGAGGCACGGACTCGTCGGCAAATGCCGCAGGGGTAAACGAAGTGATTAACGCAAATGCCGCGCCGACAGCAGCCATCATACGGAACATAGGGGTCCTTCCCAATGCTACGCTATATGTGGGAGAGCGTCTGGGATAGGCTAGCGTATATGTTTATGGGGATCGGCCGCTAAATGGCTGAACTCCATAGGTGGGATGTTCACCGGTTTTCGGTATAAATTTGGTAAACACTATGCATGTACACGGAAATGCATTTTTCGGGCGCCGTGGAAGGTCAAAGGATTACATCGGTGGCGGTGCAGATACGGTAGCCCCGCCCACCGAGTTCGGCAAGGTTGTTTACTTGATCAGTTGACGGCCTTGCGCTTGTTCAGGCCCATGAGCAGGCAGGCCACCCCGATCACGCCGATCGCGTAGCGCGACCACATCGGCAGGTCGATCAGGTGCATGAGCCCCAGATTGCCGCCCCAGAGCACCGGCGCCAGCGCGCCGCCGAAACCCTGGAAGATCAGCAGGACGCCGAGCACGATCATGACTTCCCCCAAGAAGACGTCGTTCCAATGCGGACGCACGATAACGACTGGCTGGACCGCAGGGCAAACTGGGCGCATGCGCGACGGATACGTGCGGTGGCTGACCATCCCCACCCGATGGGGCGACAACGACGTGTACGGGCACGTGAACAACGTCGTCTACTACGCCTTCATGGACACCGCGATCAACAACTACCTGATCGCCGAGGGCGGCCTGGACATCCACGGCGGCGCGAACATCGGTCTGTGCGTGCAGTCCAGCTGCGAGTTCCGCGCGCCACTGGCCTTCCCGGAGCCGGTGGAGGCCGGGCTGCGAGTGGCGCACCTCGGCCGGTCCAGCGTGCGGTACGAGATCGGCCTGTTCGCCCCCGGCACGGACACACCGGCGGCCGAGGGCACCTTCACCCACGTCTTCGTCAACCGCCACACCCGCCGCCCCGCCGAAATCACCACCCCCCTCCGCCCAGCCCTAGAAAAACTCCTCCGCCCCTAGCCCCCCCGCCCGCGAAGCCCCCGCCCGGCGTGTTGGCCGTTCTTGTACGGCGTGTTGGCCGAAGTGGGACGGTGTCTTGGCCGATCTCGTACGGCACGTTGGCCGTTGCGGTACGGCAGGTCGGTCGTTGTCGTACTGGGCGTCGTTGGTCGGCGACCGGCGTGTTGGCCGTTGTGGGACGGTGTGTTGGCCGGTCTCGTACGGTGTGTTGGCCGGAGTGGGACGCCATGTTGGTCGTTGTCGTACCTGGGCTGGGCGAGGCGGGGAGGGTGCATGAGTGGAGTCGGTCGGGTTCGGGCCGCGGTGTTGCGGGAGATCGGGGCCGCTGGGCCGTACGCGGAATCCCAGCCCCTGCAAGTCGTCGAGCTGGGTCTGGACGGTCCCGGGCCCGGTGAGCTGCTGGTACGCGTCCGCGCCGCCGGGCTCTGCCACTCCGACCTCTCGGTGATCAACGGCTCCCGGCCGCGACCGGTGCCCATGGTGCTCGGGCACGAGGCCGCCGGGGAGATCGTCGAGGTGGGGCCGGAGACCTCCGGGTTCGCGCCGGGCGATCACATCGTGCTGTCCTTCGTGCCCGCCTGCGGTTACTGCCCGCGCTGCCTGGGCGGACGGCCCGCGTTGTGCGAGCCGGGGGCGGTGGCCAATCGGGGTGGCCATCTGCTCAGCGGGGCTCGGCGGTGGCGGGACGCTGGTGGCGAGCAGCCGTTTCACCACCTCGGGGTGTCCGCCTTCGCCGAATACACCGTGGTCTCGGCGCGGTCCGCGGTGCTGGTGCCCAAGGAACTGCCGTTCGAGACCGCCGCGTTGTTCGGGTGTGCGGTGCTGACGGGGGCGGGGGCGGCCATTCACTCGGCGCGGATCGAGCCGGGGGAGCGGGTCGCGGTGTTCGGGCTTGGCGGGGTTGGGCTGGCGGCGGTACTCGGTGCGCTGGTGGCGGGGGCCGGGCAGTTGGTCGCCGTGGATCTGGTGGAGGGCAAGCGGAGCCTCGCCGCCGAGCTGGGGGCCAGTGACACTGTGGTGGGTGGGCCGGACGCGGTCGCCGCGGTGCGGGAGCTGACCGGGGGTGGCGCGGACAAGGTCATCGACACCACCGGCAGCGTGCGGGTCCTCGAACAGGCCTACGCGGCCACCCGCGCCGGGGGCACCACGGTCACCGTCGGCCTGCCGCACCCCGACCACCAGCTCACCCTGCCCGCGCTCAGCCTGGTCGCCGAGGAACGCACCCTGCGCGGCAGCTACCTCGGCTCCAGCGTGCCGGGCCGGGACATCCCGCGCTTCATCGCACTGCACGCCGCCGGGCGCCTGCCGGTGCACCGGCTGCTCAGCCACCGGCTCACCCTGGACGAGATCAACACCGGCTTCGACCGGCTGGCCTGCGGCGAGGCCGTGCGCCAGGTGGTGACCTTGTGATCAGGCACATGCTGGCCATGTGGCGCGATCCCTACCGTGAGCTGCAACGCCTGCACCGGGAGAACGGGCCGGTCACCAAGGTCGGCGCGCCGTTGCGGCTGACCTATCTACTGGGGCCGGAGGCCAACCGGTTCGTCTTCGCCAACTCGGAGATGTTCCGCTGGCGGGAGGCCTTCAAGGTGCTGATCCCGGTCAGCGGGGAGACCGGGCTGATCGTCAGCGACGGGGAACCGCACCGGCGTCGGCGGCGCCTCGTCCAGCCCGCCTTCCACCACCGGCAGGTGCAGGGGCACGCCGAGCTGATGCGGGCCAACGCCGACGCCGAGCTGGACACCTGGCGACCCGGCCAGGTGGTCGACGTCTACCAGGCCTTTCGCACCGTGGTGCGGCGCAGCACCATCCAGGCCCTGTTCGGTCCGCACCTGGCCGCCGACGAACCAGAGTTGGGCAGGCTGCTGCAGATCGGGTTGTCGCTGGTGGAACGCCCGCCGCTGGTCCAGCAGCTCTCGCCGCTGGCCAGGCGGCGCGCGGCCAGGGCGAGGGCCGAGGTGGCCGAGCGGGTACGCGGGGAGATCGCCCGCCGCGGCCGGGACACCGCGGCCGGGGACGTGCTGGCCATGCTGGTCGCGGCCAGGGACGAGGACGGCTCCACGCTGACCGAGACCGAGATCGTGGACCAGGTGATCAGCCTGATCGCGGCCGGGTACGAGACCACCAGCGCCGCCATGGCCTGGGTGATCCTCGAACTGGCCAGGGACCCGGCGGCCTGGGCGCGGGCCAGGACCTCCGCCGACTACCGGGAGTGGGCGGTCACCGAGGCGTTGCGGCTGTACCCGCCCGCGGTGATCAGCGCCCGCAAACCGGTGCGCGCCTTCGACTTCGCCGGTCAGCGGATCAGCGCCGACGGCCTGGTGGTGATCAGCCCGTACGTCACCCACCGGCTGCCCGAGCTGTACCCGGACCCGCTGCGCTTCGACCCGGACCGCTGGGACCCGGACCGCCCCGGCTTCCGCAGGCCGGGGCCGCCCGAGTTCCTGCCCTTCGGCGGTGGCGTGCACCGCTGCATCGGCGCGAGTTTCGCCATGGTGGAGCTGACCGCGTTGCTGGACCGGCTGGTGCAACGCGCCGAACTGGACCCGCCCGCCGGGCCGGTCCGCCCGATCACCCTGACCGCGATGCGGCCCAGGGGCGGGCTGCGGCTGCGGGTCCGGTCAGTGGACTAGCGGCCCCAGGGCTTGTTGCTGAAACCCAGGGTCAGCAACGCGGTGGCGGTGCCGGCGCCCGCCTCGGTGGCGCAGGCCGCGGTGAGGTGTTC contains:
- a CDS encoding SDR family NAD(P)-dependent oxidoreductase; amino-acid sequence: MNRFANKVALITGGASGMGLATARLLHAEGATVVLTGRCVEAEYGRLDVLFANAGAGIFKPPAELTEQDVDQLLGVNLKGLFFTVTKALPLLSRGSAIVLNATWTQYRGLGLASMYSATKAAVTNLTHTLGADLAARGIRINSVSPG
- a CDS encoding MmyB family transcriptional regulator, coding for MPVRDRHGELRDFLRSRRARLTPADVGLPAIAGALRLAEPERAHLYRLAGLNPPESAAGTVAVDPAHQRLLAGWLPNPAYLLDRHWNFLALNTAAREVFGYRPGLAHNCLITFFTSADCRVRWPGWVPAAADMVADFRAQSARFPDDARFAELAADLAGVSPEFAELWARHEVWERSQGSKTVLTLPELPGTRLILHLPAAGTATADRLSQVLAAPVSADSG
- a CDS encoding LacI family DNA-binding transcriptional regulator, with protein sequence MARATLRAVAEATGLHISTVARVLNGTAQVTADTEARVRAAADRLGYIRNEYAASLRTQRTRILGVLVPTLTDYVLAAIYEGIQEAALSRGYRTFVTNTHDSAEQHESALAALLSSRVDGLIVGDARLDDEGLDRLVQDKSPFVLVSRRCANHPSVTCDDEAGGALAARHLLDGGHTGIAVLAGQPYASTCADRTTGFRRACAEAGHPVPEELIAHSGYDSAGGYLAMDRVLRTGRPVTAAFAVNDEAAIGAMGALRDHGRRIGEDFALVGFNDIPMVSALTVPLTTVRSPMREMGRTAVARLLDQLDGGSAESARLRPELVVRASSPARPDQALAHRRGEHSEH
- a CDS encoding carboxylesterase/lipase family protein — protein: MSTDRTVVDTATGTVRGLDLDGVLAWRGLPYAEPPLGELRHRPPQPVQAWTGVRGARRFAARAMQPVLPAMPAPVPVPTPAAMDEPSRISENCLYLNVCAPVTPGPHPVLVWLHGGGYVVGAGPENVGDGDTFARRDDLVVVTLNYRLGAFGFLNLGETHPHAANGGLLDQIAALRWVRDNIAAFGGDPGRVTIAGNSAGAKSVANLMSAPAATGLFHRVISQSGGGDHVAAEEVSAALAARLLGLLGVPANRVSQVPAAELLAAQTELSPFGRGLWVWRPTVDGSVLPEVPVRRIADGSAAGVPLLAGSNAEESALYLALDPWAGDRAPQVLAAAFGETGAQEVLSAYRANRPAASTREVNAAVMTDERYGVPTVRLLDAQSRHAPVWRFRFAAAAPWLSPMLAAAHGTEMPYVWAHGAERRGSPLNTDSVAAGLSADMHARWAAFARTGSPQLPDQPEWPGYTETERATWIFDEQRGAVTDPGAAERKVWDGRTWASGTWFD
- a CDS encoding DUF4360 domain-containing protein, with amino-acid sequence MMAAVGAAFALITSFTPAAFADESVPPPTGKITIDLLTVNGSGCPLGTAAVAVSQDNTAFTVTYSEYLAQVGVGAKPTDMRKNCQLNMRVNVPSGFTYAIAQADYRGYANLAAGAKGTERANYYFQGMSPTAFISHNYNGPYDDNWQSTDKVDIASLVYAPCGEKRNFNINTELRVDKGTSNPLTTTSFMAMDSTDGAINTTYHFAWQKCPKPWRPW
- a CDS encoding acyl-CoA thioesterase, whose amino-acid sequence is MRDGYVRWLTIPTRWGDNDVYGHVNNVVYYAFMDTAINNYLIAEGGLDIHGGANIGLCVQSSCEFRAPLAFPEPVEAGLRVAHLGRSSVRYEIGLFAPGTDTPAAEGTFTHVFVNRHTRRPAEITTPLRPALEKLLRP
- a CDS encoding zinc-dependent alcohol dehydrogenase family protein, whose product is MSGVGRVRAAVLREIGAAGPYAESQPLQVVELGLDGPGPGELLVRVRAAGLCHSDLSVINGSRPRPVPMVLGHEAAGEIVEVGPETSGFAPGDHIVLSFVPACGYCPRCLGGRPALCEPGAVANRGGHLLSGARRWRDAGGEQPFHHLGVSAFAEYTVVSARSAVLVPKELPFETAALFGCAVLTGAGAAIHSARIEPGERVAVFGLGGVGLAAVLGALVAGAGQLVAVDLVEGKRSLAAELGASDTVVGGPDAVAAVRELTGGGADKVIDTTGSVRVLEQAYAATRAGGTTVTVGLPHPDHQLTLPALSLVAEERTLRGSYLGSSVPGRDIPRFIALHAAGRLPVHRLLSHRLTLDEINTGFDRLACGEAVRQVVTL
- a CDS encoding cytochrome P450, whose amino-acid sequence is MIRHMLAMWRDPYRELQRLHRENGPVTKVGAPLRLTYLLGPEANRFVFANSEMFRWREAFKVLIPVSGETGLIVSDGEPHRRRRRLVQPAFHHRQVQGHAELMRANADAELDTWRPGQVVDVYQAFRTVVRRSTIQALFGPHLAADEPELGRLLQIGLSLVERPPLVQQLSPLARRRAARARAEVAERVRGEIARRGRDTAAGDVLAMLVAARDEDGSTLTETEIVDQVISLIAAGYETTSAAMAWVILELARDPAAWARARTSADYREWAVTEALRLYPPAVISARKPVRAFDFAGQRISADGLVVISPYVTHRLPELYPDPLRFDPDRWDPDRPGFRRPGPPEFLPFGGGVHRCIGASFAMVELTALLDRLVQRAELDPPAGPVRPITLTAMRPRGGLRLRVRSVD